The genomic segment CAACAGAGTCAACGCGTCAATCGTCCCCAGCTGATCATTAATTTGCTGTGTACTTTAATTATATTTTGtgatattaataaatattatatgaaGTTCAACCGTAAATGTATCAAACTAAACATAGAATATAAATTTGGTTTATATTGTAAAGATTTATAAACTttgaaaattaatataatatatcgATATTTACAACAAATGAGTTGAGCCCGTTTGGATTGCGGGTCAAGACGGATAGGGCCAAAACGGAGCGGGCTGGCCCGCCAAATtaagataaaattttatatttttaagttttaagttttatataaaaattggaTTAAGTTTCATGCGCCCCATGTTGTAGAACAAATATATTGATAATTTACTTTTAGAACAAATATACATaaggaaaataaaaagagagaaatttacAAATATACATAACGAAAACAAAAGAGAAGAAATTCttgtaaattttattcatgaatcttaaaataattattaagcgTAGCAGTTGTTTCTGAACCCAAGAGCGGTTTCGTTTGAAGTCCGACGAATTATAGTGAAATTTTGTGGGCCCGACGGAGGTTTGCTAAATATATGTATTGTTGAatacataatattttttaaaatttacagcCGTCTATTTTCTCGACTTTATGTTCTCTTCCATATCTTAATcttcatgtttggtttaaacaCTTTACTTTTTATGGATTATGTTGTATGATTTCTTAATTTCTTAGTTCAATGTTTTTAAGTATTCTATGAAACTATTTGAcagaaatatatttttcttctatgttTACTGTGATACtctttagtattttttttaaaaaaataagcgGGCCGACCCGCCTAACCCGTGGCCCAAGGTGGGTTGGGCTGGGTTGACCGCCCCGCCTAATGGTGGGTTGCGGGCTGACCCGTCCCGTCAACCTGTTTTGACATGTCTAGATCTGTAAAGCGGACTCATATGAAACCCATTCTTcgatttttcgatttttttctGTTTTGGAAATATTTACCCAAAAGCCAAAAAAACCCATTTTTGTTCCAAGAAAAACCGTGATTGTGCCTAGGAAAGCCCATGCTTCAAAGTTAAAACCCTAATTCTTAAACTCTCAGTCACTTCTCCTTTATATACAACGCAATCTCTGAAGATGGAAAATTGGATCTCGCAAGGATTTTGAGGTACTCTCTAGAACTCGACgactttttttaaattttttttattgttatgtTTCTTCGTTAAATTCTGTGCAATTATCTGCTTTTTTGGAGCCTGGATATTTTTGTTCATATATTGTGACATTCTGATGCTGGTTCAGGAAATTTTTCAATCGATAGATGAAACGATTGATTCCTCAAACCAGCTACATAAACCGTGGAATCGGATAATTTATCGAGTGGGATCTCTCTTTCGGAATCGCACTTTTCGCAATTCGATACATTGCTCTATCTTTGATATTGGAATCTGTGTATTTATTGGGTTGAACCCATGGAATTCAACGAGGAAGGTGATGTAGGAGTGTAATTTTGAAGCTGAATCTGGAAAATTGTCCAAAAATTTgttcttttttgtttttatcaTACAACAAATTAGAAAGCGTCGGGGTCTTGCGTGTTTTTGAATCGTTACCAGGCATAAGTCATGTATCCgtttatgtatatataaagATGTTGATACAGTTACATGCCTGGGATATCGAAAAAGGGTTCATCGTTACAGATGCGATTGCTTCTTTGTGCTCACATCTGCTCCATTAGGACCATATATATCAAATTACTTTCAAAATTCTTGTTTGATCATCTATACCTGATCGAAAAAAGACCACCAAGCTCTCGAAATCTTTACCATAAATTTTGGCATGGATGATACATATATGACAGGCGGTGAAAGAAGCTCTTATTGGAAAACAATATTTTgattcatatttatattatgctATGCATTAGTGTGTTAATTGTTGGTTGATTCGAAGCGACTATTGTTGTATGATCATCATGTTTAGTTTAACTTTTGAATGGTACCAGTAAATGTTGTATTTTTTGTGCACTCGttgattttcaaattttaaatcattttaTATAGCTGCAAATGTAGCGAATAATGATTTTTTTGTGATACCATGTGTTTTCTTAAATTATAAGCTCCGCTGACTTGCTAGAGTCTCGGTTAATTAAATATGTACATAGTAATGCATTCATGTGTGTTTTAAAAGGGTTGCAAACCTCCTGTTCGTTCGATTGCCTGAACTGAGTAGCATCGGGCTCGTTTCATCTCCATCAAACTGCTTTGTGCATTTGCGTTTGTGCGATAGATGGATCAACCCCGCTAACCTCAAAGCGATCAGAACATATGATGGAGCAAGAAACAACTCTCCAGCTTCTGAAGAACATCGTGCCAGCAGCGCAAAACAACATAAGCACCAAATTCATTGTCTTGGACAAAGGAACAGTGGTACTGGAAGGACAGCAAAAAACTTGCCTTGCCCTGGTAGCAGACGAAACAGCTTCAGTGCACTTCCAATTTTGGGGAGACGAGTGCGATGCTTTTGAGGGAGGCGACATCCTAATCCTTGTGAATGGCATCTTTTCATACAGTCGGAGCAATTTGGTGTTGAGGGCTGGTAAGAGAGGGAAGGTGGAGAAAGTGGGGGAGTTCACCATGGCTTATGTAGAGACACCCAACATGAGCGAGATACAGTGGGTGCCTTGTCCCAATGATCCGAAGAGATACGTTCAGCAAGCCATCATCTCTTCTCATTCCCGTTTGTTCCCTCCGCCACGTTGAACAGCCTTGTCCCCTTGTACCTTTTTTTTTCATATGAGAATCCATCACATTTGTCTTGGTGCATGTGGTTGGCTATTTGTTAACATTTGGATTCACGTGTTTCTGTTGCTGTGATCAAcataccaattttttttttgtattttaggaGTTAGTCCTGCGTATTTGTAGTTTAGACGAGAATCACTGATTATAAAATGGGACAAATATTCTATT from the Primulina eburnea isolate SZY01 chromosome 3, ASM2296580v1, whole genome shotgun sequence genome contains:
- the LOC140827832 gene encoding uncharacterized protein; translated protein: MMEQETTLQLLKNIVPAAQNNISTKFIVLDKGTVVLEGQQKTCLALVADETASVHFQFWGDECDAFEGGDILILVNGIFSYSRSNLVLRAGKRGKVEKVGEFTMAYVETPNMSEIQWVPCPNDPKRYVQQAIISSHSRLFPPPR